One Silene latifolia isolate original U9 population chromosome 4, ASM4854445v1, whole genome shotgun sequence DNA segment encodes these proteins:
- the LOC141651406 gene encoding protein FAR1-RELATED SEQUENCE 5-like, whose translation MGKQEAENDAHVVTGNFLVHNTPSFVLFDSGATHSFMSRSHALAMGLGEYELVKDSVFIPSGDSVSCSKLYRDVSMLVGEVDLSVNLLEFPMDEFKVVVGMDWLGKKYFCCPCGTCSYSKCIDVDEVHAGNRLSLMVTPGGSEEWVRNIATEFTPTIGQTFATLDEGIQFYETYAIACGFEPRKSSTKRFRSSGDIRTKLIVCHREGFRDSKPTILPITGEEEEPMVKACNPKKTKVTRIGCKARIFFKFVIKEIDQVQVPLFVVDQFHAAHNHRLSPLKYREFQKKCRNLALQHKQTIVDICKVNIGPTSTFRSVKEYVDGYENIGASLTDFKNFGREIKCFIGLKDAQMFVDQLETLHETQEGFYYAYDIDKNKCLFRVFWADAAARRNYALYGEAVTFDPTYSTNKYDMIFAPFTGVDHHKKSVTFGSSLMSRENDQNFKWIFTKFLDFPATFTTTAHRYCMWHIKKKLPEKVGTTVTKETDFVTRLNSVVWDSDLEPADFEERWCSLISEFELEDNAWLQYLFSKRQRWIPAYYRDIPLGCLLRTTQRSESENSFFKRFENPHGTLVEFWMRFQRRATRFLEVEDSIFNKTYTVAFNPSTFDATCSCKLFERKGYICKHIIWILSGKGIKKIPDKYLLSRWTKNTKKMPLYDAHGQLLDDCTLSDVTKLQISTVWSEFYSTLTLLKSLPENHINELTSLLKTFRQNFKSGAEKLTKHQELEMLLGVKSSSEVRILPPVQSKNKGTGKRLMSKKDQSVEKAQKPKRFCNNCKQMAHHDKRNCPNPAVDTSQHSFDHESDISSLVDSD comes from the exons atgggcaaGCAGGAGGCAGAGAATGACGCTCACGTTGTTACCGGTaactttcttgttcataatacgcCATCTTTTGTCCTGTTTGATTCCGGGGCAACCCACTCTTTTAtgtctaggagtcatgccttagctatgggtttGGGAGAATATGAACTGGTGAAAGatagtgtgtttataccttcAGGGGATTCGGTGTCATGTTctaagttgtatagagatgtgtccatgttggtgGGGGAGGTAGACTTATCGGTCAACTtattagagtttcctatggatgagTTTAAGGTCgtcgtcgggatggactggttgggcaa AAAATACTTTTGTTGTCCCTGTGGTACCTGTTCCTACTCCAAATGCATAGATGTTGATGAGGTGCATGCTGGGAATCGTCTTTCTTTGATGGTGACCCCTGGAGGTTCTGAAGAGTGGGTCAGAAATATTGCAACTGAATTTACACCTACAATAGGACAAACTTTTGCTACGTTAGACGAGGGTATACAGTTTTATGAGACTTATGCAATAGCATGTGGTTTTGAACCAAGGAAATCTTCAACGAAAAGGTTTCGTAGTAGTGGAGATATTAGGACAAAATTGATTGTGTGTCACCGGGAAGGATTTAGGGATTCTAAGCCGACAATATTACCCATTACTGGTGAGGAGGAGGAGCCAATGGTCAAGGCCTGTAATCCGAAGAAGACTAAGGTTACTAGGATTGGTTGTAAAGCTAGGattttctttaaatttgttattaaagAAATTGACCAAGTTCAAGTGCCACTCTTTGTTGTTGATCAGTTTCATGCTGCCCATAACCACCGTCTTTCTCCACTCAAGTATAGAGAATTTCAGAAAAAATGTAGAAACCTTGCTTTGCAACATAAACAAACCATCGTTGATATTTGCAAGGTCAATATTGGCCCAACCTCTACTTTCAGGTCCGTCAAGGAATATGTTGACGGCTATGAAAATATTGGAGCTTCTTTGACTGACTTTAAGAATTTTGGAAGGGAAATCAAGTGTTTTATAGGTCTTAAGGATGCTCAAATGTTTGTAGACCAGTTGGAAACCCTTCATGAAACCCAGGAAGGTTTTTATTATGCCTATGATATTGATAAGAATAAGTGTTTGTTTCGTGTATTTTGGGCTGATGCAGCAGCACGTCGTAATTACGCTCTATACGGTGAGGCGGTGACTTTTGACCCAACCTATTCAACTAATAAGTACGACATGATCTTTGCTCCTTTTACTGGTGTTGATCATCACAAGAAGTCCGTCACTTTTGGCTCTTCGCTTATGTCTAGGGAGAATGACCAGAATTTTAAatggattttcacaaaattcttAGATT TCCCTGCTACTTTTACGACTACTGCCCACCgctattgcatgtggcatattaagaagaaattacctgaaaaggtagGCACGACAGTGACCAAAGAGACTGACTTCGTCACTCGTCTGAATTCTGTTGTTTGGGATTCAGACTTAGAGCCTGCTGACTTCGAAGAGAGGTGGTGTTCGTTGATTAGTGAGTTTGAATTGGAAGATAATGCATGGTTGCAATATCTGTTTTCCAAGCGGCAACGTTGGATTCCGGCGTATTATCGTGATATTCCACTTGGTTGTCTATTAAGAACAACGCAACGCTCTGAGAGCGAAAACAGCTTCTTTAAGCGGTTTGAGAATCCTCATGGCACacttgttgagttttggatgcgctTTCAAA GGAGGGCGACAAGGTTCCTAGAAGTTGAAGATTCTATCTTCAATAAGACTTACACTGTCGCATTTAATCCTTCAACGTTTGATGCAACATGTTCCTGCAAGCTGTTTGAGAGGAAGGGATACATATGTAAACACATCATCTGGATTTTATCAGGTAAAGGGATCAAAAAGATACCTGATAAGTATCTTCTCAGCAGGTGGACAAAGAACACTAAAAAAATGCCCTTGTATGATGCTCACGGTCAATTGTTGGATGATTGTACTTTGTCGGATGTCACTAAGCTTCAGATTTCGACTGTTTGGTCTGAATTCTACTCAACATTAACACTGCTCAAATCTCTGCCTGAAAATCACATAAATGAACTGACTTCATTACTGAAGACATTTAGACAAAATTTCAAGTCTGGtgctgaaaaattgactaaacacCAAGAGTTGGAGATGCTCCTTGGGGTTAAGTCTTCATCTGAGGTCCGTATACTACCTCCTGTTCAATCAAAAAAC